In Variovorax paradoxus, a single genomic region encodes these proteins:
- a CDS encoding transporter substrate-binding domain-containing protein has translation MDLRKLPLALGLTLAFACGAASAQDGGTLQKIKDSGIIQIGGRDSQIPFSYKLGSDSASIGFTNDICLKIVDAVKAKLGLPKLEVRYTMLNSANRIPLLQNGTVDLDCATTTNTTQRQAQVDFAPSHFVTNITAAVRKDSGINTFADLNGKNVATVTGSTSIQLLRGARKSGAIEVHEIAGKDTSDGFLLLSSGRADAYVLDDVQLAGMIASAPNPGDYKILKESLRQEPYGIMLRKDDPQFKAVVDETVTGLMKSGAIEQLYTKWFMSPIPPRNANLNFPMTDAVREIYKNPNNKGV, from the coding sequence ATGGACCTCAGGAAACTGCCCCTCGCGCTCGGTCTCACCCTCGCTTTCGCCTGCGGCGCCGCCAGCGCCCAGGACGGCGGCACGCTTCAGAAGATCAAGGACAGCGGCATCATCCAGATCGGCGGGCGCGACAGCCAGATCCCCTTCTCGTACAAGCTCGGCTCCGACAGCGCGTCCATCGGCTTCACCAACGACATCTGCCTGAAGATCGTCGACGCGGTGAAGGCCAAGCTGGGCCTGCCCAAGCTCGAGGTGCGCTACACCATGCTCAACTCGGCCAACCGCATTCCGCTGCTGCAGAACGGCACCGTCGACCTCGACTGCGCGACCACCACCAACACCACGCAGCGCCAGGCGCAGGTCGATTTCGCGCCCAGCCACTTCGTGACCAACATCACCGCCGCGGTGCGCAAGGACTCGGGCATCAACACCTTCGCCGACCTCAACGGCAAGAACGTGGCCACCGTCACCGGCAGCACCTCGATCCAGCTGCTGCGCGGCGCGCGCAAGAGCGGCGCCATCGAGGTCCACGAGATCGCGGGCAAGGACACCTCCGACGGCTTCCTGCTGCTGTCCAGCGGCCGCGCCGACGCCTACGTGCTCGACGACGTGCAACTGGCCGGCATGATCGCCAGCGCGCCCAACCCGGGCGACTACAAGATCCTCAAGGAATCGCTGCGCCAGGAGCCCTACGGCATCATGCTGCGCAAGGACGATCCGCAATTCAAGGCCGTGGTGGACGAGACCGTCACCGGCCTCATGAAGTCGGGCGCCATCGAGCAGCTCTACACCAAGTGGTTCATGTCGCCGATCCCGCCGAGGAACGCGAACCTGAACTTCCCGATGACGGATGCGGTGCGCGAGATCTACAAGAACCCCAACAACAAGGGCGTCTGA
- a CDS encoding LysR family transcriptional regulator codes for MTFKQLEALYWIARLGGFAQAANQLHASQSAISKRVHELELLFDTELFDRSQRTARLTEKGEEMYVLAQKLLAQRDAAIEQFGKPGVVERRIRIGVTELTAMTWLPRLVGLIRQHYPKVILEPDVDDSLKLRDKLRADELDLVIVPETFADSRMPHKVIGKVKSMWMCKPGVVAATGTMRLHELARHRMLVQGNSSGTGRAYDTWMKEQGVQPADVIVVSNLVALTGLTVSGLGVSYLPRQCLEPLVAAGMLAVIDVTPALPLVHYVAMHKGEHRSALTSSIVMLAQECCDFSRMFQAQPAAEDEARAAKG; via the coding sequence ATGACCTTCAAGCAACTCGAAGCCCTCTACTGGATCGCCCGGCTGGGCGGCTTCGCCCAGGCAGCCAACCAGCTGCATGCCTCGCAGTCGGCCATTTCCAAACGAGTGCACGAACTGGAGTTGCTGTTCGACACCGAACTGTTCGACCGCAGCCAGCGCACCGCGCGCCTCACCGAGAAGGGCGAGGAGATGTACGTGCTCGCGCAGAAGCTGCTGGCGCAGCGCGACGCGGCCATCGAGCAGTTCGGCAAGCCCGGCGTGGTGGAGCGGCGCATCCGCATCGGCGTGACCGAGCTCACGGCCATGACCTGGCTGCCGCGGCTGGTGGGGCTGATCCGCCAGCACTACCCCAAGGTAATCCTGGAGCCTGACGTGGACGACAGCCTCAAGCTGCGCGACAAGCTGCGGGCCGACGAGCTCGACCTGGTCATCGTGCCGGAGACCTTTGCCGACTCGCGCATGCCGCACAAGGTCATCGGCAAGGTCAAGAGCATGTGGATGTGCAAGCCCGGTGTGGTGGCCGCCACCGGCACCATGCGGCTGCACGAGCTGGCGCGCCACCGCATGCTGGTGCAGGGCAACAGCTCCGGCACCGGCCGCGCCTACGACACCTGGATGAAGGAGCAAGGCGTGCAGCCGGCGGACGTGATCGTGGTGAGCAACCTGGTGGCGCTGACCGGGCTCACCGTGTCGGGCCTGGGCGTGAGCTACCTGCCGCGCCAGTGCCTGGAACCGCTGGTGGCGGCCGGCATGCTCGCGGTGATCGACGTGACGCCCGCGCTGCCGCTGGTGCACTACGTGGCGATGCACAAGGGCGAGCACCGCAGCGCCCTCACCTCGTCGATCGTCATGCTGGCGCAGGAGTGCTGCGACTTTTCGCGGATGTTTCAGGCGCAGCCGGCGGCGGAAGACGAGGCGCGCGCCGCGAAAGGCTAG
- a CDS encoding ABC transporter ATP-binding protein has translation MDKQQPLLEARELTVRFGGLTAVDAVSAALHAGEIVGIIGPNGAGKTTFFNAISGVVMPTSGTLLVESGVDLTRRGPHLYAAHGIARTFQTPRVMDGMTLEDNVRFGMQFAGRHRAPIAGLGSTGEILDMLGLGGLANNMAADVTPSQQRLLEIGMALGTRPRVLLLDEVAAGLTEAEVDAMARRIRRLRDEHGLTVVWIEHAVATLLKYVERVLVLHQGRKIADGTPAEVVRNAEVVEAYLGDEMEATA, from the coding sequence ATGGATAAGCAGCAGCCTCTGCTCGAAGCCCGCGAGCTCACGGTGCGCTTCGGCGGCCTCACCGCGGTCGACGCGGTCAGCGCCGCGCTGCATGCCGGGGAGATCGTCGGCATCATCGGCCCGAACGGGGCGGGCAAGACGACCTTCTTCAATGCGATCTCCGGCGTGGTCATGCCGACCTCGGGCACCCTGCTGGTCGAGAGCGGCGTTGACCTCACGCGGCGCGGCCCGCACCTCTATGCCGCGCACGGCATCGCGCGCACCTTCCAGACGCCACGCGTGATGGACGGCATGACGCTGGAGGACAACGTGCGCTTCGGCATGCAGTTCGCGGGCAGGCATCGCGCGCCCATCGCCGGGCTGGGCAGCACGGGCGAGATTCTCGACATGCTGGGCCTGGGAGGCCTGGCGAACAACATGGCCGCCGACGTGACGCCGTCGCAGCAGCGGCTGCTGGAAATAGGCATGGCGCTTGGCACCCGGCCGCGCGTGCTGCTGCTCGACGAAGTGGCGGCGGGCCTGACCGAAGCGGAGGTCGACGCGATGGCGCGGCGCATCCGCCGGCTGCGCGACGAGCACGGCCTCACGGTCGTGTGGATCGAGCACGCGGTCGCCACGCTGCTGAAGTACGTCGAGCGCGTGCTGGTGCTGCACCAGGGCCGCAAGATCGCCGACGGCACGCCGGCCGAGGTGGTGCGCAACGCGGAGGTGGTCGAGGCCTACCTCGGCGACGAAATGGAGGCCACGGCATGA
- a CDS encoding vWA domain-containing protein has protein sequence MSLWSRRLALAFVAALSLGLAACGKDDSQGTAGSGSPVADTAAFTILAGSELKDIEGPIVDAAKAAGVEVKFSYAGTLDIVERINAGERFDAILPPNGAYPALALQSKPVARDKLFYSRIALGVKNAKAAQLGWNRKPPGWAEIAKAAGSGQLRYGMTNATSSNTGMSALFAVASALAGKTEDLTAQDVDEKTLKAFLSGQKLTAGSSGWLADAYVKDPSAIDAMVNYEAVILRANEKLPKADQLALIYPRDGMISADYPLMLLNDRKRDAYTQLVGALKAAPFQRDALSAAFLRPANPEVPAAGALPTAAVAELGFPNRLEVIDAVLGTYQSQWRKPATSIFVLDLSGSMQGARLESMREALKLLSGADGASTAAATASTRYSAFQSRERVVLITFATQVQAPVWVRFEADKIDAARAELRQRADAMKADGGTAIYSALAAAEDLARQEQQNDPGRFVSIVLLTDGENNSGLRPNEFRDRYAAGGLPARIFPILFGEGNVDEMRQIAQLSGGREFDGRKLRLAQVFKEIRGYQ, from the coding sequence GTGAGCCTGTGGTCGCGCCGGCTGGCGCTCGCGTTCGTCGCGGCCCTGTCGCTGGGCCTCGCGGCCTGCGGCAAGGACGATTCGCAGGGCACCGCAGGCAGCGGGTCGCCCGTCGCCGATACGGCCGCCTTCACCATCCTCGCGGGTTCCGAGCTGAAAGACATCGAAGGCCCCATCGTCGATGCCGCCAAGGCGGCCGGCGTGGAAGTGAAATTCTCATACGCCGGCACGCTGGACATCGTCGAGCGCATCAACGCCGGCGAGCGTTTCGACGCCATCCTGCCGCCCAACGGCGCCTACCCGGCGCTGGCGCTGCAGAGCAAGCCGGTGGCGCGCGACAAGCTCTTCTACTCGCGCATCGCGCTCGGCGTGAAGAACGCCAAGGCCGCGCAGCTCGGCTGGAACAGGAAGCCGCCGGGCTGGGCCGAGATCGCCAAGGCCGCGGGCTCCGGGCAGTTGCGCTACGGCATGACCAATGCCACCAGCTCCAACACCGGCATGAGCGCGCTGTTCGCGGTGGCCTCCGCGCTGGCCGGCAAGACAGAAGACCTGACGGCGCAGGACGTGGACGAGAAAACGCTCAAGGCCTTCCTCTCGGGCCAGAAGCTCACGGCGGGCAGCTCCGGCTGGCTGGCCGACGCCTACGTGAAAGATCCGTCCGCCATCGACGCGATGGTCAACTACGAAGCGGTGATCCTGCGCGCCAACGAGAAGCTGCCCAAGGCCGACCAGCTCGCGCTGATCTACCCGCGCGACGGCATGATCTCGGCCGACTACCCGCTGATGCTGCTCAACGACCGCAAGCGCGATGCCTATACCCAGCTGGTCGGCGCGCTCAAGGCCGCGCCGTTCCAGCGCGATGCGCTGTCGGCCGCCTTCCTGCGCCCCGCCAACCCCGAGGTGCCCGCCGCCGGCGCGCTGCCCACCGCCGCCGTGGCCGAACTGGGCTTTCCCAACCGGCTGGAGGTGATCGACGCGGTACTCGGCACCTACCAGTCGCAGTGGCGCAAGCCCGCCACCTCGATCTTCGTGCTCGACCTCAGCGGCTCGATGCAGGGCGCGCGCCTGGAGTCGATGCGCGAGGCGCTCAAGCTGCTGTCGGGCGCCGACGGGGCCAGCACCGCCGCGGCCACCGCCAGCACGCGCTACAGCGCCTTCCAGAGCCGCGAGCGCGTGGTGCTGATCACCTTCGCCACCCAGGTGCAGGCCCCGGTGTGGGTACGCTTCGAAGCCGACAAGATCGACGCCGCCCGCGCCGAGCTGCGCCAGCGCGCCGATGCCATGAAGGCCGACGGCGGCACCGCCATCTACTCGGCGCTGGCCGCCGCCGAAGACCTCGCGCGGCAAGAGCAGCAGAACGACCCCGGCCGCTTCGTCAGCATCGTGCTGCTGACCGACGGCGAGAACAACTCGGGCCTGCGGCCCAATGAGTTCCGCGACCGCTATGCGGCAGGCGGCCTGCCGGCGCGCATCTTCCCGATCCTGTTCGGCGAAGGCAATGTGGACGAGATGCGGCAGATCGCGCAGCTCTCGGGCGGCCGCGAATTCGACGGCCGCAAGCTGCGGCTGGCGCAGGTGTTCAAGGAAATCCGGGGCTACCAGTGA
- a CDS encoding aminotransferase class V-fold PLP-dependent enzyme yields the protein MAAEHNQQYPRGLAFSDALMREVRQRFLGVEHDHHGRERLYFDNAGGSFRLKAAVERFAQVDAIPDNAERIHATAVELQDIQAKGSEDLRTILNAKGGSVYASFSASGAMFDMVRAIAENVPGTNMVTTVLEHPSAFDAMSLYAERLGRELRVAPSNPVTGGIDVEEIVRLVDKDTCLLNVIYASNISGAKLDMEAIVRRAREIKPDLYILVDAVQHAPHGLIDLQKTPVDGINLAPYKFFGCRGSGLSWLSERAAVLPHHKLAGKKAGYWDLGSSAPWQFAVLTEIVDYVCWLGGQFSDATDRRGLFVAGITHIELHERALLALLLDGNENATGMREMRGVEVFLDHEDLTKRDLILGIGFERIDCTQAVVEYAKHGVTVYERVATSIYSKRMLESFGIAGTVRVSPLHCNSVADVEKFLQITARIAADT from the coding sequence ATGGCAGCCGAACACAACCAGCAATACCCGCGCGGCCTGGCTTTTTCCGACGCGCTGATGCGCGAGGTGCGGCAGCGCTTCCTGGGCGTCGAGCATGATCACCACGGGCGCGAGCGCCTGTACTTCGACAACGCCGGCGGCTCGTTCCGGCTGAAGGCGGCGGTCGAGCGCTTCGCGCAGGTCGACGCCATTCCCGACAACGCCGAGCGCATCCACGCCACGGCCGTCGAGCTGCAGGACATCCAGGCCAAGGGCAGCGAAGACCTGCGCACCATCCTCAATGCCAAGGGCGGCAGCGTGTACGCATCGTTCTCCGCCTCGGGCGCCATGTTCGACATGGTGCGCGCCATTGCCGAGAACGTGCCGGGCACGAACATGGTCACCACCGTGCTCGAACACCCTTCGGCCTTCGACGCGATGAGCCTCTACGCCGAGCGCCTGGGTCGCGAGCTGCGGGTGGCGCCTAGCAACCCGGTCACCGGCGGCATCGATGTCGAAGAAATCGTGCGGCTGGTCGACAAGGACACCTGCCTGCTCAACGTGATCTACGCGTCGAACATCTCGGGCGCCAAGCTCGACATGGAGGCCATCGTGCGCCGCGCGCGCGAGATCAAGCCCGACCTGTACATCCTGGTCGATGCCGTGCAGCACGCGCCGCACGGCCTCATCGACCTGCAGAAGACGCCGGTGGACGGCATCAACCTCGCGCCGTACAAGTTCTTCGGCTGCCGGGGTTCGGGGCTGTCGTGGCTGTCGGAGCGCGCGGCCGTGCTGCCGCACCACAAACTGGCCGGCAAGAAGGCCGGCTACTGGGACCTGGGCAGCTCGGCGCCCTGGCAGTTCGCGGTGCTCACCGAGATCGTCGACTACGTGTGCTGGCTCGGCGGCCAGTTCAGCGACGCCACCGACCGCCGAGGCCTGTTCGTGGCCGGCATCACCCACATCGAGCTGCACGAGCGCGCGCTGCTGGCCCTGCTGCTGGACGGCAACGAGAACGCCACCGGCATGCGCGAGATGCGCGGCGTGGAAGTGTTCCTCGACCACGAGGACCTGACGAAGCGCGACCTGATCCTGGGCATCGGCTTCGAGCGCATCGACTGCACGCAGGCGGTGGTCGAGTACGCGAAGCACGGCGTGACGGTCTACGAGCGCGTGGCCACCAGCATCTACTCGAAGCGCATGCTCGAATCCTTCGGCATCGCGGGCACCGTGCGGGTGTCGCCGCTGCACTGCAATTCGGTCGCCGACGTAGAGAAATTTCTGCAGATCACCGCCCGGATCGCCGCTGACACCTGA
- a CDS encoding ABC transporter ATP-binding protein has product MNAASRLTVRGLSAGYHGFQVIQGMDLDVAPGVTVVLGPNGAGKTTLLKALAGLLPRTGEVSLDGAALPSNEATTCVRRGLALVAEGRQLFAQMTVTENLELGGWLIPARLRAERLARAFDDFPRLKERATQLAGTMSGGEQQMVAVARAMMSGPRLLMLDEPSLGLAPRMVDELLSIVRRIASQGVTVLMVEQNVRKALQAADRGYVLERGRVVASGDAQTLLHSDAVRQAYLGVA; this is encoded by the coding sequence ATGAACGCCGCCAGTCGACTCACCGTGCGCGGCTTGAGCGCCGGCTACCACGGCTTCCAGGTGATCCAGGGCATGGACCTCGACGTGGCGCCCGGCGTCACCGTGGTGCTCGGGCCCAATGGCGCGGGCAAGACCACGCTGCTGAAGGCCCTGGCGGGGCTGCTGCCTCGCACGGGCGAAGTCTCGCTCGACGGCGCGGCGCTGCCGTCCAACGAGGCCACCACCTGCGTGCGGCGCGGCCTCGCGCTGGTGGCCGAGGGCCGGCAGCTGTTCGCGCAGATGACGGTCACCGAGAACCTCGAGCTCGGCGGCTGGCTCATTCCGGCACGCCTGCGCGCCGAACGCCTCGCGCGCGCCTTCGACGACTTCCCGCGCCTGAAGGAGCGCGCCACGCAGCTCGCCGGCACCATGAGCGGCGGCGAGCAGCAGATGGTGGCGGTGGCGCGCGCCATGATGAGCGGGCCGCGCCTGCTGATGCTCGACGAGCCCTCGCTCGGCCTCGCGCCGCGCATGGTCGACGAGCTGCTTTCCATCGTGCGCCGCATCGCCTCGCAAGGCGTGACGGTGCTGATGGTCGAGCAGAACGTGCGCAAGGCGCTGCAAGCCGCCGACCGCGGCTACGTGCTCGAACGCGGGCGCGTGGTCGCCTCGGGCGACGCGCAGACGCTGCTGCATTCCGACGCGGTGCGCCAGGCCTACCTCGGCGTGGCCTGA
- a CDS encoding toxic anion resistance protein: protein MNAPVTTATTTTATAPIDLQPPQAFTLEPPAPVAPVPVESASGKVRLKPEDVAELDAQVARFIDDITQHDSQHPQFKEAVERIHSMGSKDIQASAAVSNRMLDRPVGSLRNGLFDKGAQIGQSLIDLRHQVEDLDPSKQGDLFSARKLLGLIPLGNKLIAYFERYQSSQSHLNAIIESLKRGKDELLRDNTAIEQEKVNLWTLMERLEKYVHIGKALDGKLDAKARELDATDPEKARVIREEMLFYSRQKVTDLLTQLAVNIQGYLALDMIRKNNLELMKGVDRATTTTVAALRTAVIVAQALSNQKLVLDQISALNATTGNLIASTSEMLRDQSSAIHQQAASSTIEIAKLQQAFANIYQTMDTIADFKSRALDSMQTTVDTLTNEVAKSRTYLDRVRRQETNEVLQEPRGEVAL, encoded by the coding sequence ATGAACGCGCCTGTCACCACCGCAACCACCACCACCGCAACCGCTCCCATCGACCTGCAGCCGCCGCAGGCCTTCACGCTGGAGCCGCCCGCGCCCGTCGCGCCGGTACCGGTCGAATCGGCCAGCGGCAAAGTGCGCCTGAAGCCCGAAGACGTGGCCGAGCTCGACGCGCAGGTGGCGCGCTTCATCGACGACATCACCCAGCACGACAGCCAGCATCCGCAGTTCAAGGAAGCCGTGGAGCGCATTCATTCGATGGGCAGCAAGGACATCCAGGCCTCGGCCGCGGTGTCCAACCGCATGCTCGACCGGCCCGTAGGCTCGCTGCGCAACGGCCTGTTCGACAAGGGCGCGCAGATCGGCCAGTCGCTCATCGACCTGCGCCACCAGGTGGAAGACCTCGACCCGTCGAAGCAGGGCGACCTGTTCTCCGCGCGCAAGCTGCTGGGGCTCATTCCGCTGGGCAACAAGCTGATCGCGTACTTCGAGCGCTACCAGTCGTCGCAGTCCCACCTGAACGCCATCATCGAATCGCTCAAGCGCGGCAAGGACGAGCTGCTGCGCGACAACACCGCCATCGAGCAGGAAAAGGTCAACCTCTGGACGCTGATGGAGCGGCTCGAGAAATACGTGCACATCGGCAAGGCCCTCGACGGCAAGCTCGATGCCAAGGCGCGCGAACTCGACGCCACCGACCCCGAGAAGGCCCGCGTGATCCGCGAGGAAATGCTGTTCTATTCGCGCCAGAAGGTCACCGACCTGCTCACCCAGCTCGCGGTGAACATCCAGGGCTACCTGGCGCTGGACATGATTCGCAAGAACAACCTGGAGCTGATGAAGGGCGTGGACCGCGCCACCACCACCACCGTGGCCGCGCTGCGCACCGCGGTGATCGTGGCGCAGGCGCTGTCCAACCAGAAGCTGGTGCTCGACCAGATCAGCGCGCTCAACGCGACCACGGGCAACCTCATCGCCAGCACCAGCGAGATGCTGCGCGACCAGAGCAGTGCCATCCACCAGCAGGCCGCTTCCAGCACCATCGAGATCGCCAAGCTGCAGCAGGCCTTCGCCAACATCTACCAGACCATGGACACCATCGCCGACTTCAAGAGCCGCGCGCTCGACTCCATGCAGACCACGGTGGACACGCTGACGAACGAAGTCGCCAAGAGCCGCACCTACCTCGACCGCGTGCGCCGCCAGGAAACGAACGAGGTGCTGCAGGAGCCGCGCGGCGAGGTCGCACTGTGA
- a CDS encoding serine hydrolase domain-containing protein, with amino-acid sequence MESRRRNLVLAGGATLLGAASFAGAAEEPRIPAEALDKLLADASSNAPALRAVVVMRNGVLAGERYYAGASANDLLAINSATKSVCAMLVGQALQQGKIQGLGQTVGELLPEAVRNAPDSPAARVTLQQILTGTTGLAYNWRTGIELLFSAADPVAHALSLQADGAAPGIWSYNDAAVSLLTPILERAHGGMPVADVAKRDLFAPLGIERFTWRNDKSGHATAYMGLSLRTRDLAKLAWTMADGGRWNGAQVVSADWAADSTRRHVPALWRNPPLTDIGYGYLWFTGVLDGREVAWGWGYGGQFSLFVPSLRLVVATAATSPAPRDVAAQTATVAALVRQIATLAAASA; translated from the coding sequence ATGGAATCCCGAAGAAGAAACCTCGTGCTTGCCGGTGGCGCCACCCTGCTGGGCGCGGCAAGCTTCGCCGGTGCCGCCGAGGAGCCGCGCATCCCGGCGGAAGCCCTCGACAAACTGCTTGCGGACGCGAGCAGCAACGCGCCCGCGCTTCGCGCCGTCGTGGTCATGCGCAACGGCGTGCTGGCCGGCGAGCGCTACTACGCGGGCGCTTCCGCCAACGACTTGCTGGCGATCAACTCGGCGACCAAGAGCGTCTGTGCGATGCTGGTGGGGCAGGCGCTGCAGCAGGGAAAGATCCAGGGCCTCGGGCAGACCGTCGGCGAACTGCTGCCGGAAGCCGTGCGCAATGCGCCGGACTCGCCGGCAGCGCGGGTCACGCTGCAACAGATCCTCACCGGCACCACGGGGCTCGCTTACAACTGGCGCACGGGGATCGAGCTGCTGTTTTCGGCGGCCGACCCCGTCGCCCATGCGCTGAGCCTGCAAGCCGATGGCGCCGCGCCCGGCATCTGGTCGTACAACGACGCGGCGGTGTCGCTGCTCACGCCGATCCTCGAGCGCGCACACGGCGGCATGCCGGTCGCCGATGTCGCGAAGCGCGACCTGTTCGCACCGCTGGGCATCGAGCGCTTCACCTGGCGCAACGACAAGTCCGGCCATGCCACGGCCTACATGGGCCTGAGCCTGCGCACGCGCGATCTCGCGAAGCTGGCGTGGACCATGGCCGACGGCGGCCGCTGGAACGGCGCGCAGGTGGTGTCGGCCGACTGGGCCGCGGACAGCACGCGCCGTCATGTACCGGCACTGTGGCGCAATCCGCCGCTCACCGACATCGGCTACGGCTACCTCTGGTTCACCGGGGTGCTCGATGGCCGCGAGGTGGCCTGGGGCTGGGGTTATGGCGGGCAGTTCTCGCTGTTCGTGCCGTCGCTGCGCCTCGTGGTCGCGACTGCCGCCACGTCGCCCGCGCCTCGGGACGTGGCCGCGCAGACCGCCACGGTGGCGGCGCTGGTGCGGCAGATCGCGACGCTGGCCGCCGCTTCCGCCTAG
- a CDS encoding aldehyde dehydrogenase: MTDISMLIDGQRRAATGGATFERRNPLDGAVATRAPAATPADAVAAVEAAHRAFAAWSATGPNERRAALLKAAHALEARADAFVQAMARETGASALWAGFNVHLAAGILTEAASLTTQIAGEVIPSDVPGSLAMGVRQAAGVVIGIAPWNAPVILATRAIATPLACGNTVVLKGSELCPETHALIIESLIEAGLPQGVVNFVTNAPADAGAVVEAMVAHPAVRRVNFTGSTRVGRLIAQTCAKYLKPAVLELGGKAPFVVLDDADIDAAVNAAIFGSFANSGQICMSTERIVVDNAVADEFVSKFAARAQALPLGDPREGPVVLGSVVDMSTVKRCNALIDDALAKGAKLVCGGKAENTLMPATVLDHVTPAMEIYREESFAPVKAVVRVSGVEEAVTIANDNEFGLSSAVFGRDVARAWNVAQRIEAGICHVNGPTVHDEAQMPFGGVKSSGYGRFGGRAGVEAFTELRWITVQTTPRHYPF, from the coding sequence ATGACAGACATTTCCATGCTCATCGACGGCCAACGCCGCGCGGCCACCGGCGGCGCCACCTTCGAGCGCCGCAACCCGCTGGACGGCGCCGTCGCCACGCGCGCGCCGGCAGCCACGCCGGCCGACGCTGTCGCCGCCGTCGAGGCCGCGCATCGCGCCTTCGCCGCCTGGTCGGCCACCGGCCCCAACGAACGTCGCGCCGCGTTGCTGAAGGCCGCGCACGCACTCGAAGCGCGCGCCGACGCCTTCGTGCAAGCGATGGCCCGCGAGACCGGCGCTTCGGCCCTGTGGGCCGGCTTCAACGTGCATCTGGCGGCCGGCATCCTCACCGAAGCCGCCTCGCTCACCACGCAGATCGCCGGCGAGGTGATTCCGTCCGACGTGCCCGGCAGCCTGGCCATGGGCGTGCGGCAGGCCGCGGGCGTAGTAATCGGCATCGCGCCGTGGAACGCGCCGGTGATCCTGGCCACGCGCGCCATCGCCACGCCGCTGGCCTGCGGCAACACGGTGGTGCTGAAGGGCTCGGAGCTGTGCCCCGAGACGCATGCGCTCATCATCGAATCGCTCATCGAGGCCGGCCTGCCCCAGGGCGTCGTCAACTTCGTGACCAACGCGCCCGCCGATGCCGGCGCGGTGGTCGAGGCGATGGTGGCACACCCTGCCGTGCGGCGCGTCAACTTCACCGGCTCCACGCGCGTGGGCCGGCTCATCGCGCAGACCTGCGCCAAGTACCTGAAACCCGCGGTGCTCGAACTCGGCGGCAAGGCGCCCTTCGTGGTGCTGGACGACGCGGACATCGATGCCGCCGTGAACGCGGCCATCTTCGGTTCGTTCGCCAACTCGGGGCAGATCTGCATGTCGACCGAACGCATCGTGGTCGACAACGCGGTGGCCGACGAATTCGTCTCGAAGTTCGCGGCGCGCGCGCAGGCGCTGCCGCTCGGCGATCCGCGCGAAGGCCCGGTCGTGCTCGGCTCGGTGGTCGACATGAGCACTGTGAAGCGCTGCAACGCGCTCATCGACGACGCGCTGGCCAAGGGCGCGAAGCTGGTGTGCGGCGGCAAGGCCGAGAACACGCTGATGCCCGCGACCGTGCTCGACCATGTGACGCCCGCGATGGAAATCTACCGCGAGGAATCCTTCGCGCCGGTGAAGGCCGTGGTGCGCGTCAGCGGCGTGGAAGAAGCGGTGACGATCGCCAACGACAACGAATTCGGCCTCTCGTCGGCGGTGTTCGGCCGCGACGTGGCGCGCGCATGGAACGTGGCGCAACGGATCGAGGCCGGCATCTGCCACGTCAACGGCCCCACGGTGCACGACGAGGCGCAGATGCCCTTCGGCGGGGTGAAGTCCTCAGGCTACGGGCGCTTCGGCGGCCGGGCCGGGGTGGAAGCCTTCACGGAGCTGCGCTGGATCACGGTGCAGACGACGCCGCGTCACTATCCGTTCTGA